GCAAGTTCTGTATCCGTAATTACAGCCGAAGAAATTTCGAGGAAGAATTATTACTCGATAGTAGATCTTCTCCGAGAAATTCCGGGATTAAGCATTGTACAGCAGGGCGGGCCCGGGAAATTATCGAATGTTTTTATGCGCGGTGCAAATTCCAACCATACACTTGTACTTCTTGACGGAATTGAAATGAACGATCCCTCCTCTCCGAACAATGCGTTCGATTTCTCCTCGCTGTCAATCTATGATATTGACCGCATTGAAATTGTAAGAGGCCCTCAGAGTACATTGTACGGTTCCGACGCGATTGCCGGTGTTGTAAATATTTATTCTAAAACCGGTAAAAGCAGCCGTCATTATAATCTTCAGACTGAAGGAGGTTCGAATAATTTTTTTAGAGCCGGCCTCAGCACTTCCGGGCAGTTGGGTCTAGTGGATTATTTTTTTGCATTTAACAGACTTGCCGGTGACGGAATTTCCGCGAGCAATTCAAAGTACGGCAACAGTGAAAAGGACGGATTTTTGATTAGTAATTTTTCTGCAGGGATCGGATTCAATCTTCATGAAAGCGGAAAAATTGATCTTCTCTATAAATTCAATAAACACAATAGCGACCTCGATCAGAGCGAGAAACTCGGCGATGATCCGAATTTCAACTACAGGACGGAAGAAAAGATTCTAAAAATCGGATACAGTCTTAATTCTTTTAACGAAAAATGGGAGAAGCAGTTCAGCGCTTCTGTTATCCGCCGCTACAGTAACGCATTCGACGGTTTCGATAATCTTCATCCATTACAATACTCCGACAGTTACAACCGTTCCGAAAGGATAAAGTTAGGCTGGCAGAACAATTTCAGGTTCCTGGAGAATCACCTCATCTCAATCGGGATTGAAGCCGAGAAAGAGAAAGCAAATACAAGTTATATAAGCGAAAGCATGTGGGGTCCATACTCAAGTATATTTCCGGAAAAGTCCGTCACTACAACCGGAATTTATTTTCAGGACCAGGTAAATCTTTTCAACACATTATTCGCGTCAATCGGATTACGAATAGATAAGCACCAGAGATTCGGAAATCAAACTACCTACCGTTTTGCCCCGGCATATTATATTGAAGAAATAGGAATGAAATTAAAATTCACTTACGGTACAGGATTCAAAGCCCCCTCTCTCTATTATCTTTATGATCCGATGTTCGGAAATCCGGACCTTAAACCGGAAAAGAGCAGAGGATTAGATCTCGGTTTCGAAAAATATTTTAATAATGATAGAATTGTAGTCGGTATAACTTACTTCGATTTACTGATTGACAATCTGTTCGGCTTCGATTCAAACTTTAGAACAATAAACATAGCCAGAGCATCATCAAAAGGATTTGAATTCAATTTTGAATTGAGAAACAGCGGAGATTTTTCTGCCGCAGCGAATTATACTTTTACAGAAACCAGAGATCTTTTTGAGGGGAGCCAGGATTTTAACAAACAGTTGTTAAGACGGCCCAAACATCAGCTCTCGGTCAATTTAAATTACCGGTTGAATGAGAAGTTTAATCTGAATTCAACTTTCCGGTATTCCGGGCAAAGAGATGATAAAGATTTTTCAGGATTCCTTTCCAGGCGAATAACAATGCCGGATTATTTTCTGGTAAATCTCGCAGCATCTTACAGGATTACGGATTTTCTGATAATTACGGGAAAACTGGAGAATTTATTAGACAAGGAATACGAAGAGGTTTTATACTACGGTACACCGGGCAGGACTTTCTATTTGGGACTTAATTTTAATTTATAGATGTGAAAAAGGAATCGGGGCGGAGATAAATTCGTCCCGATCCTTAGACAGAAATTTATTTTTTAAGATCCTCTATTTCCCGGCGTGTAAGTTCTCTAACATCTCCTGACTTCATCCCATCAATAGTCAGATTTTTTATTCTTACCCTGACAAGCCTGAGAGTAGGGTGTCCGACAGCGGCGGTCATTTTCCTTACCTGCCTGTTTCTTCCTTCAGTAATAACAAGGCTAATCCATGTATCGGGTATATTTTTCCGCACCCTGATCGGCGGTACACGTGGTTCAAAACCAGGATTGTCAATCATTCCAGCCCTGGCCGGTAAAGTCTTTTTCCCTTCAATAACAACACCGTTTTCAAGTTTTAGAAGAGTTTTCCCGTCTGGAATTCCTTCCACCTGAACAAAATATTCTTTTTCATGCCGGTTCTTTGGATTAAGAAGGTAGTCGGTCAGCATTTTATCATTAGTAAGTATCAGAAGGCCTTCGCTGTCCATATCGAGCCGGCCTACCGGATAAACATTCTCGGGGAAATTATATACCGATTTAATTGTCTTTCTGCCTTCTGGATCGGTAAACTGGGACAATACCCCGTACGGTTTATAGATGATAAAATATTTCTTAGGCAATAATATAGAACCAGCACTCATAAGGTTTTCTCTTGACCAGAAAAGAGCGGATTAGTTACATGCTTGTAAAAATGAAAACCGTATTGGAAGGGATTTCAAATTCGAAACCTTTTCCAAGATCTGCCGTAAAAGATTCTGAATGTACCGGGAATCCTCTCGCATCGGTTTTCATTTCTTTTTCATTAAAAACAAATTTCTTCAGATTATATTCTTTTTCTTCATCTACTCTCAAAAATATTTTAAGGGGAGCCGGATTAATATTAACAATTGAGAAAGACCATTCAGTCTTACCGTTTTTAATAATTCTGGATCCTAAAGCTCTAACATTAATTGATCTCGAACGGATTTTAAATATATCTGATCCCGCGGGGAAATATCTGGTCAGCAAAGACCATGTGTAAAACCAGGGCCTCAGCTTCATTCCGTTCTTTTTATCCGTCCACATTCCCCATTTAAAATCGGGGTGACTGTTGTCATCGAGCATCCAGGCGA
This Melioribacteraceae bacterium DNA region includes the following protein-coding sequences:
- a CDS encoding TonB-dependent receptor translates to MLKKIIVTLTLFSIPVSAQNDTLKTILRDVVISANRTETPYYTIASSVSVITAEEISRKNYYSIVDLLREIPGLSIVQQGGPGKLSNVFMRGANSNHTLVLLDGIEMNDPSSPNNAFDFSSLSIYDIDRIEIVRGPQSTLYGSDAIAGVVNIYSKTGKSSRHYNLQTEGGSNNFFRAGLSTSGQLGLVDYFFAFNRLAGDGISASNSKYGNSEKDGFLISNFSAGIGFNLHESGKIDLLYKFNKHNSDLDQSEKLGDDPNFNYRTEEKILKIGYSLNSFNEKWEKQFSASVIRRYSNAFDGFDNLHPLQYSDSYNRSERIKLGWQNNFRFLENHLISIGIEAEKEKANTSYISESMWGPYSSIFPEKSVTTTGIYFQDQVNLFNTLFASIGLRIDKHQRFGNQTTYRFAPAYYIEEIGMKLKFTYGTGFKAPSLYYLYDPMFGNPDLKPEKSRGLDLGFEKYFNNDRIVVGITYFDLLIDNLFGFDSNFRTINIARASSKGFEFNFELRNSGDFSAAANYTFTETRDLFEGSQDFNKQLLRRPKHQLSVNLNYRLNEKFNLNSTFRYSGQRDDKDFSGFLSRRITMPDYFLVNLAASYRITDFLIITGKLENLLDKEYEEVLYYGTPGRTFYLGLNFNL
- a CDS encoding pseudouridine synthase, which translates into the protein MSAGSILLPKKYFIIYKPYGVLSQFTDPEGRKTIKSVYNFPENVYPVGRLDMDSEGLLILTNDKMLTDYLLNPKNRHEKEYFVQVEGIPDGKTLLKLENGVVIEGKKTLPARAGMIDNPGFEPRVPPIRVRKNIPDTWISLVITEGRNRQVRKMTAAVGHPTLRLVRVRIKNLTIDGMKSGDVRELTRREIEDLKK